The window CGTAAAAATGGGACGTACTGAAAATATCGGTAGATCTACGTTTAAAGATCTGGGCGTAAAGGTCGCTTTAGGTTGGGAAACCATTATTGGGAAGTATCGTGTGACTAGGACGAGTGTGTTTAGGTATCGGTATGGGATTGAGAGGATATAGTTAAAAAAATCTAGAATTACTGGATGCAATAACTTTAAGCGGACCAGCAATGGGAACATCTATTTTATGTCTTGCAACGCACATACCGTTTTTTATAATATAGCATTCAACAAAATGTTTTCCATAAAAACTGGAATGTTCAGTTTTAGATTCAGTCCCATTGTCGTTTACTATTTTTCCACGTACGCCGTGACTTTTGGCTTTTACGCCTTTATTTCTAACTTTCCATTTGACCTCATAAGGTTTGGGTGTAGAATTTTTTTGGATAAAAAACTTAAGAGAATTATTCTTTTTGAGAATAAATAAGTTATTCAAGGACTGTTCCCGAAATCCATCTTGTTTAACCTTGCAATTAATTTTAAGGTCATATATGAGATGCATTGGATATTGTTCTTCAATAAATTGCTCATTTGGGCTGTAGTCAATTGCATTAGGATATCGAAGCACTGTGGGTAATGAATCCGAATTAAATAATGAGCGGTTCTTTAGAATTGATCTTGAAACAACTCTTGAACCAAGCGCTTCGTTTAAATTCATTTCTAACTTTTCCAAATTAGAAACGTCAGCTAAACTCTCAAAATCCATTCTTGCGCGACTTAACCATAAAAAGAAATTTTCTTCACGAGCCGGAAATTCAATCCATTTATCCGCAAAATTTTCTCTTACATCTACAGGATTAGTAATTACACTGTTGCCCTCTGCATCAACACCTATAAAACTTTCCATATTTTGAAGAATAGAAATCAAAGCATCGTAGATATTATTTTCGTTGTTATATGCTTGAGCACTTAATGTGGTTATAATTATGGAAATAGGTCTATCTAAGTCGTCGTGTTCAAAATGCAAATCACGATGGCGTTTCAATATCTGGACAGCTCTCTGTAAAGGTGTTTTTATTTTATATAAAGGCACATCATCTATGGTGGCACCTTTTAAACCTACCAAATTTTTAATACTTTCATTAAGCTGGATTTTCATTTGATCTTTGAACCACTCTGCGTATCCCTTCGGATTACTTTTCGTCCAATCATTTGAAAGTGAATTGTAATAGTCACTTGTGTTGTCAGTAATGCCTATAGCCGTATTTATATAGTTTTGCGGTAATCTGCTCTCATTCAAAATCTTTATTGAGTCATCATCTGGAATTGCTGGAATTATATCTAAATGAAATTTAGATTCAGTGTGATAGTTGAGTCGCCAACATCTTCTATGTTCTCTATCCAACTGATTTATATATTGTGGCTCCTTTAATCTGTCTCCAATTAAGTTCTTTATATGTTTTTGAGTGGTTTGATTATAGCTACTTTGTAGCAGACAAACTAAATCTATATCGTACTCTTCTCCATCTAGCAATGGTCTAACAACTGTGCCCAATCTGAATGAACCTTGTGGGTAAACCTGAGGGTTGTACCTGCTTATTTTTGGACAATCACCTAAAAACTTACCGACGGCTTGATACCGGCTTTCAGCGTCAGCATATTGACGTTGAGTAATATCTAAAGCTATCGTTATATCTTCTAAAACTTTATTTAAATTGGTTTTAGGGTAGAAAGTTTTAATCATTTTTTATTCTCTATTTCAATCGTTTTTATAAAACCATTTCTCACTGTGTTTTGATCATATATTGTTAGTGGCAAATCTGCTTTTGGATACCAGATTCGGCCAAATTCTACAGCTACCGCTGGAACCATAGCCGGAAAAACCGATATTCGATTACATTCACCGTGTTCTTTCTTAATCTCATTTAGAACAATACGCATAAATTTCCTAAATTGAGCCAAATCATCTTGATGTTTAATGAAATCGTTATTAACTTTATCTAGAGTGATTTTCCAAATGGAAGTTTCGCTGCCAAGAGTATCATAAATTCTACTGTCTATTATGTCTGCGCTCAGGGCGAAAACTAAGGCAATATTTTTCCTGACATTTTCAGGTCTAATTAATTTAAAAAAATTCTTTTTTTGAGCATTCTCTTGCCAATTCCAAGTTTTAGGTTCTTTTTGATTCGCATATACCGTTACATTAGCAAAATTGTTTAGCATCGAGCCTAACTTTATTAGTAATGGCTGTGGTGCTACTGCAAAAACCGAGAAGTTTTGAATAGCGCTTTCTTCTAAAATTGGCCTCACCTTACGATCAAAGATTTTTTCTAAATGATTATTCTCAAAATTCCAGAACTCATCTTCATCATCTTGTAAAGAAGAATTTTTCATTCCTAGAGCTATTGGTTTAGTTTCGGCAGGGTAATAATCTGGTCTCAATGCTAAACACGCATCTGAGTATATAAGTGGGCTGTTGTGTTTTCCTATATTTGCTCCATACATTATGATATGGGACTCTTTACTATCTGATATATCAGTTAGTTTGATCATCCTATCCTCGTGATTTTGTTTCATCAAATTAAGACGTTCAACAGTATGTTCTTTTACTTGCTTACGATCAACTAAACGATGGTGTTCATCACACAATAACATTAGATTTTCAATTTTATC is drawn from Nonlabens dokdonensis DSW-6 and contains these coding sequences:
- a CDS encoding nucleotidyltransferase, producing the protein MIKTFYPKTNLNKVLEDITIALDITQRQYADAESRYQAVGKFLGDCPKISRYNPQVYPQGSFRLGTVVRPLLDGEEYDIDLVCLLQSSYNQTTQKHIKNLIGDRLKEPQYINQLDREHRRCWRLNYHTESKFHLDIIPAIPDDDSIKILNESRLPQNYINTAIGITDNTSDYYNSLSNDWTKSNPKGYAEWFKDQMKIQLNESIKNLVGLKGATIDDVPLYKIKTPLQRAVQILKRHRDLHFEHDDLDRPISIIITTLSAQAYNNENNIYDALISILQNMESFIGVDAEGNSVITNPVDVRENFADKWIEFPAREENFFLWLSRARMDFESLADVSNLEKLEMNLNEALGSRVVSRSILKNRSLFNSDSLPTVLRYPNAIDYSPNEQFIEEQYPMHLIYDLKINCKVKQDGFREQSLNNLFILKKNNSLKFFIQKNSTPKPYEVKWKVRNKGVKAKSHGVRGKIVNDNGTESKTEHSSFYGKHFVECYIIKNGMCVARHKIDVPIAGPLKVIASSNSRFF
- a CDS encoding HNH endonuclease, with protein sequence MARKHIKLETKLILWGKAAGRCQYDGCNKQLYIDGLTNAEFNTAYIAHIIADSSNGPRGHKFLSDKLSDKIENLMLLCDEHHRLVDRKQVKEHTVERLNLMKQNHEDRMIKLTDISDSKESHIIMYGANIGKHNSPLIYSDACLALRPDYYPAETKPIALGMKNSSLQDDEDEFWNFENNHLEKIFDRKVRPILEESAIQNFSVFAVAPQPLLIKLGSMLNNFANVTVYANQKEPKTWNWQENAQKKNFFKLIRPENVRKNIALVFALSADIIDSRIYDTLGSETSIWKITLDKVNNDFIKHQDDLAQFRKFMRIVLNEIKKEHGECNRISVFPAMVPAVAVEFGRIWYPKADLPLTIYDQNTVRNGFIKTIEIENKK